In Eleginops maclovinus isolate JMC-PN-2008 ecotype Puerto Natales chromosome 19, JC_Emac_rtc_rv5, whole genome shotgun sequence, the sequence TGGAAGAATAGTCAGGGTTTTTTTGTATGCATTTTCATGGCAGTCCGTCCACCAACTGACAATCCATAAAGCCACGCTGGTAGCTTAGCTAAGAACAATACAACTATGATCTTTTAAAACTTGTCCAGGTGTTTCCATTCCATTATTTGTTTTGAGATAGAAGTTTGATTTACTTTTACATCTATTCAATATCTGTCTGCATTTCAATCATGTATGAGAATAGTTTTAATCAGTAGAGCTAGGAGGAATTTGGTGACTCGAAGTCTCACTAGCTCACACCGTCAGGGAATTACTCCAATCCTTTTATAAATATAACACTTAAGGACATTTATTACCAACCAGTTTTCCTGTCCTATGTGGTCTCCAGGGAAGGACCCAGGACAGAATGGGGGTACTCGAGCCAGACAAAGACTTTTGATGAAGCAGTCACAGGGACGCAGACAAAGACTTTTGATGAAGCAGTCAGTGTGACAGGGACATGGCAGGCTCGCAATCAAGGTGTTAAATGATAGGAAGGCCGTAATGTCTGTCCTTTCTGTTTAATCACAACCCCATAGCTCAGGTTTTACTTGACAGTTTCAATCACCGTTCCTGTTGCCTTTCACACAAGGCTTGACCCTCTCAGCTTGCCCCTCTCAGATTCTTCACTCTAATGACAAGTTTCACTTCTCACCTCATGCTCATTAGTCACCTTTGTAACCAATAACACCATTGCAACGGGGTCTATAAATTCCCACATGAATGAGAAGCTCTTTTCATAATACTGTCACATAAAGCCAGTCCAGTTGGTGCGAATATGACCAAAGTGCAGCTGTTTAATGCTATTGGAGTACGATTAGTTTAAATGGAGTTATGTATTAATCCCACAGGTCTTCAAAGGCTTTCAACTTCCTGGACTACAGCTGGATTTGAAATGTGATGAAGAGTTCCTAATGGCAAATACAGTAtgagagaggtcagaggttgTGGTGGAGCTGCAGTCTGTTGGCTGCTAAGCAGATAAACAGTGACAGGGTAGCAATAGCCTCATGAAAGTCACCATAAAATAGGTTTATAGCTTTGCATAGTTAAACTGACCTCTTCACATCTCTTTAGTCTGTCTGTAATGATATTGAGTGCTACAACACACACCAGTGCTTGATGAGAGGAAGGCTGAGCGAACACGCCTCCCTCCTATCGCTGAGCCTGACTCATTCCTGTCACTTCCTCTGCTTTACGGGACGTTTCTGTGTAATTGGTGGTGTGACTCTATTTCAATTGGAAGATTCATTAATGAGTTTGCGATGATGTGGCCTTTGTCTGACCCACATCTCGGATTCAAAAACCGTACATGCTTTACGCCGACTCTCGATTTCAACATGTCACAATTATTTGATATTATGAACACAGCACGGGCTCTTTCCAAAAATAATGGAGGGTGAATGTTTGATGTTCAGAAAATATACAGATTTGATATTTTGGCCAGAATTTGATACTATTCATTTCTGTAAGGGTAATATATGACACTTAGTGACAGCAACCAGAAGctgcaattaaaatgttgtgaaCATTGGTTGACTGTTTTGGTTTAGTTGACCAAAATGATCCTCTATTATTGGTTTGGGAACACTTTAGGAGGGATTTTCAGCAGGTCtgtaaacattcattttttcgTATTTTCTAGTAGAAGATTACAACAACAGTATTGTTTACTCCTGTTTCAATGTTCTGCACGTATACATTGTGGTTTAACTCAACTGGATGTGTAACCACACAGGTATGTGGAGCTGCCTTGGTTTCTTGCAGCTGATGTGTCTCAGAAATAGTTAATTTCATGGTTGGCACAGTGCACCACCCCCATCTGTATTGTGTGAGGGTTAAGGCTGTATAAATGCATAGGTTTCTTTAACAGCACATACCTCTGACATTCTCCAGCTGCTCTGGgtccagtgtgtgtgaaatggtGTGTGGTGAAACCTACTTCTTATTCTTTTAGCATGGCTAGCAACCCTTTTGATTTCTTAGGCTCCATTACTCTTCAATGTGGACCATGCTTAAAGgcaaaatgtatgtaaatggttTCCAGCATATCAGACAAAATGATAGTTTTCTTGTTCATGTTTGAAGACACAGATGTAAGAGCAGATCTTACCCGAGAAAATATgttaatcataaaaaaacaagtttctttttaaatagatgtgaatttaaaatgtaatcagggTGACATTTAAGAGCCaaagagataaaaacacatcGACACAGTAGTTGTGTGGGCTTGATTTGACAGCTTTATGTCTTGGATTTAAATGTATGACTGCATGACCTAGCACACTGCAATCAAAGGTGAGTAGTAGTAGTATGAAAGCTGCACATAGTGAAGCACACTGTTGCTATCAAATTAAAGTGTCCGTGACCCCGCTGGCCAGCTCACAGATGGACATCCATCCAAGACACACTGTTCCCTTTGACCATAATCTTGACTCGTGACCGGGGTCATTGAACTTGACAGGATCCCGACATTGTGGATGATGGAACATGGAAAACATAAGGTTCACATTGACCCTGGCTTTTAGCACAAGTGATTTTTATATGCACTTCCACCTGACACTGACGGATGCAAAGCTcccctttcttttgttttgtgaagGCAAACAATAATGAGAGTAAAAGGACAGGTATTAATTCTTGATGTCATCTATGTGACAGACTGCCTTACTTGctggttttaataaaaaacaattacaatgtGTCATCTAAAATTGGCAGACACCACCAAGCAAATCTTACATACAGAATTATCCTCCCTTACTCTTGTATTGTGTTTtgccaaaaataacatttgaaatgtgttgatgcCAAACACTGGTACAGAGCGAGGGAGCACAATATGAAACAGATGCCACCACAGATGGAGGATAAACAGACGCATACATTTCTGTTACGAAGCAGAACCGTCACACGCGGCACTAAATGATTATTGTGTTTGTGGCGAAGTATGGATTCGTGGCCTGGTGTCTCGTGGGTTTCATTGAAATCTGTACATCTGTCTCTCcgtggaaaataaaacatcttctcCATAGCCTTAGATATTATAGGCCAACTAAGGCACAGTTTCACTTGCTCTTTGATTTATCTTGTGAAACCTTCAGTATTCTGGGATGAAACCTATGGGTCCTCCAGCAGAGGTGCAATGTTAAATCTGACTGTTTTTGGTTTAAGTtatcatgtaaataaaatacattaattaacaGAAATACTCATTATACTTTTGTAAATGAGTATTTCTTTGATTCAGTTTGAAGATTATCAATTcttatttgagtttttgttgTAATCTTGGAAACATCAACACTGTTTTGTGTAAAAGTCCACATAAAAAGATCCCTTTAAACACGGTAAACAAAGATTCAATGTATTTTCTTTGGATTAAAAAGCGCAAGTTCAACAAAACCAGAAAAACAACctgtttctccttctttttttgttaaccACACAAATTtcactttgccttttttttcacaagGAAAACCGGAAAAACtaattcatgcttttttttatctttcataAGTTGTGCACAGGCAGCTACATGTAGCAACAATTTCTCCGCTGTGGGACAAACAAAAGAATTCTGATTCATAAAAGCTAGTTCTCCAGTCAATATTTAATCATCTAAACTGAATCATCGTATAAcgcaggggttttcaaccggtggtccgcggacccctggtggtccgcggcggcattgcatgtggtccgtgacaagagcctatgttgatcagttcaccattgttttttttttatataaattcgctttgatatttcaacacatttccagaataccgttacatatcgtgaaaaatatgtttaaaataatataaaggaaattcaagctgacagaatgtagccttgcgcctatccagtctatggtagcctgtgattcgctaatggtaatgagttgcgtcgctaacctcacttattattcattacgtacagtcttgcgagcaaagttgacacacatttataagcatagccgacgagagtattttaagataggttgtagtacagcaaacatttgttacatatgtactagtctagctatatatctagcaccaatggatcgttttgtagtgaggaaagtgccagagggacaggctgccatgacagagggtcaggctgccacgacagagggacaggccgccacgatagggcaaggacaggcttccgaagcatcaacttcgcaaaaaagacgaaaaagaaaatacaatgaggaatatgttaaatatggattcacagtgacgacagacagagcaggagaggatcggtaccactgtgtttcgtatgttcaacaattctctgtaatgaagctatgaagccgtcgaaacttacgcggcatatggagacgcatcacgtccacttgaaggccaaacccgttgagtacatgcaacagatgttgcgtgatttcaaaggacagcaggctaccatgaggaagagtgcaaaaataaatgaaaacgcactgaaagcatcgtatctggtcgctctcagggttgcaaaaagtaagaagccccataccattgcagagcagcttatattgccagcagccatagatatgtgcagagctatggtaagcgaagaatgtgccaacaaattaaaaactattccgttgtcagacaacacaatcggaagacgaattggggaaatggcaaatgatgtcaaagaccagctgatggcaaaacttcagacagttctgttttcccttcaaatcgacgagacgacagatgttactaatgatgcgcaactgttaacatttgtgcgatacgaggacagtggcactatgtgcgaggaatttcttttttgcaaaccactgcccgggcgaactaccggtgtagaaatatttaaagcactggacgattttttcacggagcacaatatctcgtggcagaggtgcgttgcattatgcagcgatggggcccgagccatgagtggcagcaagactggactgtttgcgcatgtaaggagggtggctccgggggtaatttggacacactgcctgattcatagagaggctctcgcctccaaagatctcagtgttgagctcagtggtgtgtttgatgtcgttgtcaagacggtcaacttcataaaacgaaacgcattgaatacacgcctgttttcatccctatgccatgacttgggaagtgaacacagctctctcctttatcattcagaggtgcgttggctgtctcgcggcgctgtgctcgcccgtgtgtttgaactacgcggagctatctacgagttcttgtgcgagaagcattctgatctggcttccaatttcaacgatagttactggttaactaagctggcgtacctcacagatgtttttgcagagctgaacaagttgaacagctccatgcaagggagagatgcaaacgtcatgcagctctacgagaagctcgacgcatttgtgaaaaaaatgtcaaagtggatcgaacgagtggagagcaataacttggcgatgtttccttcagttgaggaataccctgacagcactgacatcaacgacactatatgtgagcatttgaggaagcttgtgcgtcaattcgcaaagtacttcactgattcggaagagtggcgccgtgacagcaagtggatcctgctcccattcagtgacgatgcatcagtagggtcaagtctgacggctgtggaagaggataagctgattgagatgtccacagactctgtcaggaggcatatgtacgacacacagccccttgttaaattctggataagttgccagacagaatttccacagcttgctgcaaaagcaatgaggtgtcttttgccctttccaaccacatacctgtgtgagagtggtttttctacactggcgtacttaaagaataagtacagggctaggcttgatccagagaatgacatgagactgtctctgtctaccatttcgccacgaatagacaggctgtgtggacttcaccacgcccagatatcacactgacaggtaggcctaattctcccatgttttcactgttacgaccctggcgggtttaggccccgccctgtgttaatggtaagcctgttctctctccctgcttttctcaatctctctctgcttttctcaatctctctgtctctacagcaggtgattggtgacaggtctgtcctggctgggttataaaagccctgaccagccagcagttgaggctgccttggtcttcatttgttggattttggttctccggtgttgttggatttttgttctccgttgttgttttgtcacacacctagactgactttgcatgacatttttagttacttttcccaatactgaattgcacaacactttattattctttattctttctttaaaataatctttaatttaatttaatttaataaatctacttttattattataaaatctgcgtggcctctctttcatgtttcatgcattgagctatgcatgtaacaccaaatacacacgcgcacgcgcaggcacatcagtgggccgcggattgctttctagtccgaatggtggtccctgggacaaaaccagttgaaaacccctggtatAACGGataatttcattcattttactttttctttgtgatgGGTGTCTTATTATCTCTGTAAATGAGAAACGCAGAAgagactttaaaatgttcaccttaaaacccctcctctcctccagtgtGATGATTACATAGAGGACGTTTTGATTAACTGCCAGCACAGATTACATTAACTGTCGTCCTGCCTCTGAATTTATTCTGTAGAGTGTGTATATGTCGGCCACTGTGTTATAGGAGAGGTATGTGGAGAGGTGAGACGAGGTCTGGAGCTGTCACGACTTGAAGGAGCACAGGCAGTGATTTTTATCCGGGCAGGGCACACACCTTGATGGTATAGATTACAGTAGATCCAGAGGCAGCACATATTCAGTTAACTGGAAGGATTACAACAGCTGAACAACAAATTGAatctttacattattttactgaTATATGCAAATGTCATTCATTTGCTCAGATTtcacaaaaagtacaaaattacGATGCTCGATGTTACAGGGACTCTGACCCCACTGTTTTGATTACTCACTTGTTGCTAACACACAGAACGCCAGTCTGTTGCCCACTGCTGGGGGGTGAAAGAGTCTCTGACGGTCACCTCCTCTCTACAGGTCACTCATCATGGAGCCAAGGTTGGGCTCTCAACACAGATAGCTCTCAACCTGAAGCCCGCCTTCTCCTCTGATCTGCTGACTCACCCTGCACAGTTTTACCTTTCAGTCCAGGAGGGAGGAATCCAGGAAGAGCTCACCACAGAGAAGCTGAGCGGCTGGGAGATGACAGGTACAGCAGCTAAagctttgctgtttttttaagcaaaGGGCAACCACTCAGGGGTTACAGACACCCACGCACAAATATTTCAGTGTGCAGACAAATATTTTTGTGTGTAGGTGTTTTGTAACTGTAACACATCTAAATAGATAtagagacggagagagggagggagagcacATGAGcatattttcagttttccaTGCCCTGGGCGTTAAACATATCAGGAGTGACAGAAATCTCGCCAAGTGGGATAAGATCATAAAACTGCGAGGCACTCTCCTCTCATTTTCAACTAAATGGATAAAATTGTGTCAGCATGTTCCTGCGAGCCCCTCCGGATCAGAAATGCTGGCAGGACTATAAACTTAAGCACTTACTCCATGACAAGACAATGATTCCTTTACCATCAAGAAATACTTCATTTGAAATGGCAattgttatataaaaaataaagtgggGCTGGGTAACCTTGACAAAATACTCTGTGATTGCCATACTAATGACTAGGGCCATCTATAAATGTGTATCAAGTCAATGCAGTCAAATTTTGATACAGGAAATGACGAGTTACCTGTAAGACAAAGCACTCTTATTTTAATTCCTTTGGTGGACTTTCAGTCATTGAAACACAACCTAAAGCTATGTCATGATGCAGTTATCAACAGCTATACAGTGTAggtgacattttcatttaagtGTTCTATCCTAGCTGATTGGAAAGGTAATCTGATCAGTGAGGCAGACAGCACGGCTTATAATGCACTGATTTTGATTAAGACTCCCACCGCCTATTATAGCATTGCTATCATTAAATACTGTGTTACAGCTGGTTGTTTACAGAGGTGTTGATGTGATCTCTCTGTAGGATTGTAAAGGAGGGCTGTGTTAAATTCCCTTTTCTCTATTTTGCTGATCCTCTCTAGTTTAAGATATTTCAACCAgcccttctttctttctttttgcttcaCAGGTTGAAATTGTTCTGTCACCTTCCTAAGTCATTCGGCTTTGCATTAACCTCAGCGACCAGCAGGGTCAGGTGTCACCTCATGGTCTGGGCGCAGATTGAAGAGGAAACGAGTGAAAGGATGAAAGATTGATAATCATAAACTGGATGAAAGGACATCTAGAGGTGTGAGATTCTGTCAGATTGGCTAAATAGGTGTCAGTTAGAAATATTGATGTCACAGATTTTTGAAAATCGACTGATCCAATTGTCACTGCTATTGGTTTCCGATCAAATGTGAGAAAATACAAGATAAAAGGTCTTGAAAATGTTGAACATAAGTGTAACTGTGCAATGGGTGTTCCATTACTGAAACGCATTACAGACATCTTTTTTTGTCAAAGCAGAGGTGCATTTTGTCAACCATAATTCCCTGGTGTGTCTACATCGGAAAACCCTGCTTTGGTTCCAAAATCCCTCAATTACTTTTCAACAAAGAGCCTGTTCAGAAAGGTTATATCGTTCCCTCAAGGCAGCAACTCTGTGTCTtcactcttcttctctgcttttctgtcattttaggTTTGACAGTGCTGTGGTTTGCTTATAGCTGAAGGCAATTTTAAACTCCATGAGCTGGCTCTCCATGGGGCCACACAATTATCTGTAGCTTGATGGCTGTGCCCGACTGACACACTCTATGTCACCATATTGAGTGTGAGTGCAGGGTGGGAAAGCTACTTCTCGAAAAAATCTCCCCTGAAGGCACAATGCAACAGCAGCATAGAGATCAGCTGCTGGTGCTTAGTGTATTGCAGTGTAAGCTGTCATGTTAGCATGAATTGCTGAAAAGACAGTCTCACATATAATTTAATGTGGACTTTCTGTTGTCTCATTATCAAATTCAGCTAAAGCAGTTAACTGTTTTACCAAGCTGGATGTGAGCTGCCTTCTCTTTTGAAGGAAATATAGTTTATCGTggtatgtgtttgcatgtgtggatttgGGAAGGATAATGGCGGGGGAATCGTTATTCTGTCCTGCACCATCTGTGCTTTGATGAAAGGGTTTGAATGGGGCTCCCATGATTGAGTGGCACCTGCTTGTCAGAGGATTGCTGTGAAAATATTGCTGCATTCAGAGAAGGCAGTACTCCACCTGCATGCCAATCAGGCTAATCCCCTCCACCTACATGCACTCAACCACAAACGTGCTTTCTCTCCCCCACTCTCTCCAGTGTTTCTTTTACAGCTTATCCCCGTAGGTAGGAACACATATGCCCATCACAGCATCCATTCATACATTGACAACACTGGAAAACAGGCACTAATTAAATGTTCTCTCTGTGTACTTTTCACTCAGTCTGGCAgatatcagtatgttgtgtcaGAGGGATTGTCTAACCTAAACATGGAGGTAAACTGGCGCTATGTTATGTCTGCTCACTCTCGCATGTGTGCCAGCATCGATTTACACACTCAAGCTGTTGGGTGTTTATAGcaggatttgttttttctgttatcCATATAAACACTTGTATCATGGAAAGAGATAGGAGGGGAATGAGGAGTGTTATGtctcccctttttttaaagctatcGATTTACACTAGAAGAGATGCAAAAAGGACCTTTGCCCGAGCTTATGTTCATCTGCCGTGTTGTACGTGTAGTTGCTggaggagtgtttgtgtgtgttcatgtgtgtgatCCTACATCTGCatgactgtttttgtgtgtatgcgGAATAACAGAAAAGAAGGGGTTATTATAACTGTGTCAGCAACAGGAGCTCTGCtatgcacacacaaagcagaAGCCCATTCTCCTGAGCATCTACTCTGATCTCTATTTCTCTGTCATGTCAAGACAGTAACGGGTGTCTCACCTAAGGCAAAAGCACTGTATCACTGTCTTCCCCTTTTATCTCTCTGTATTTATCTGTTGTTGCAGCTCTATGGGATAAAGTGGTTACATTGTAGTGAATGTGGTACCCAGGCGATGTGTGTGTCATCGTGCCAATGTTGTGGGTATCTTTGGCGCTATAGTTTCATTGGGAGATTGCACATGGGTCTGCCCAGCTTAGACACATTGCCAGCTATGCACTCATGCTGCTGGATGAACAGAAGGTCAGGACATGCTACAACATTGTGAAATGCTGGCGACGGCACCCAGGCGGTACCAGGCATTGAAGTCCAGGTGCCAATATCAGCCCAGTCTCTGATTGTATGTGACTCACCTGGGTGTGTTTTTAGTGATTTTTATTCAATTGAATTCATCAAGGTATCACTCAGTAAGCCTACACAGTGTAAATCTTTATTGCAAATTGGATTTGTTCCGTAATATCATCTACCATGCCTAATGGTAGATGTGAGATATCTCAATGACTGCAAATGACATGGGGGAATGGGACATTAACATGAAAATGAGAAGATAAGGAAACTGAGTCTGGGATTATTCTTTTAAGAAAATTGTGtcagaaatgcatttttcttttatctgtttACATAGCACGCAGTTTGAGTCATCATGTCATGTGTTCCTACCCGTCTTCATACTTCCAGACCCTTTTTTCCATCCTCCAATGAGTTCTCTCTAAAGCAGGTAGTCTGAATGTGAAACAATAGAGACTCTAACGCTTGATTAAACACTGTAAGATTAATTTGCATCTCAGCGCCGTTTGACAGTAGGATGTGTCTTTCACAAGAAGCTGACATCATTATCTGTCCGACTCCTGGAGCCCGGAGCTCAACtactcaaaatgtaatttataaatgtaatagtttttgtaaaaaacaattaGAAATACATGTAAGTAATATTGTCATCAACCATGCAACGTTAGTCTGTATCTATTTTACATACCCCTGCTTTTATGAGTAAGTACATGTCTTTGCATATAGAGAAAACCAAGACAATTTCCACCTTTTTTATAAACCGACCTGACTGTCTCCAGCTCTTTCGTGTCCTCATGTCCACTGTTCTCCTACGGCTTTACAAATGTTTGGTAATGCAATAAATACGAATTGGTTATTAATTACCCCTTCATTATAAAGGACAGAGCtctgacaaacagacagaagaaagaaagCATTTAGTTAATGCCCAGAGTAGACCAGGTCAATGATGCAGTCAAAACCCTTTCAAAATTGCGTAGCGACATAATGatccctgaaaacacacacatcactgttGAGTCC encodes:
- the LOC134881109 gene encoding zinc finger MYM-type protein 6-like gives rise to the protein MKPSKLTRHMETHHVHLKAKPVEYMQQMLRDFKGQQATMRKSAKINENALKASYLVALRVAKSKKPHTIAEQLILPAAIDMCRAMVSEECANKLKTIPLSDNTIGRRIGEMANDVKDQLMAKLQTVLFSLQIDETTDVTNDAQLLTFVRYEDSGTMCEEFLFCKPLPGRTTGVEIFKALDDFFTEHNISWQRCVALCSDGARAMSGSKTGLFAHVRRVAPGVIWTHCLIHREALASKDLSVELSGVFDVVVKTVNFIKRNALNTRLFSSLCHDLGSEHSSLLYHSEVRWLSRGAVLARVFELRGAIYEFLCEKHSDLASNFNDSYWLTKLAYLTDVFAELNKLNSSMQGRDANVMQLYEKLDAFVKKMSKWIERVESNNLAMFPSVEEYPDSTDINDTICEHLRKLVRQFAKYFTDSEEWRRDSKWILLPFSDDASVGSSLTAVEEDKLIEMSTDSVRRHMYDTQPLVKFWISCQTEFPQLAAKAMRCLLPFPTTYLCESGFSTLAYLKNKYRARLDPENDMRLSLSTISPRIDRLCGLHHAQISH